One window from the genome of Rhodopirellula halodulae encodes:
- a CDS encoding 3-keto-disaccharide hydrolase, producing the protein MTHLIAAIALVACTSNSVSAESPVKLPAETGMTEIFNGKDLTGWSGDERLWSVRDGVIHGETTPEQKANGNTFLIWQDGNTKNFEVRLEFRCNAVNNSGIQYRSKHITDKSARNDWVVRGYQHELRNEMKFPNIAGFIYDEGGRRGRICMVGEKAVWKDGKKQVLENFLNEEEFQALFNLDDWNEVVIIGRGNHIQHFMNGKLILDFTDEQPELQLLDGKLALQLHAGKPMWAEFKNIRFKSLD; encoded by the coding sequence ATGACCCACCTGATCGCCGCGATTGCATTGGTGGCTTGCACCAGCAACTCGGTCTCTGCTGAATCGCCCGTGAAGCTTCCCGCGGAAACGGGAATGACCGAAATCTTCAACGGCAAGGATTTGACCGGATGGAGCGGCGATGAGCGATTGTGGTCAGTTCGTGATGGCGTCATCCATGGCGAAACCACGCCGGAGCAAAAAGCCAACGGCAACACGTTCTTGATCTGGCAAGACGGCAACACCAAAAACTTCGAAGTGCGATTGGAGTTCCGCTGCAACGCCGTCAATAACTCCGGCATTCAATACCGTTCGAAGCACATCACGGACAAATCCGCTCGCAACGATTGGGTGGTTCGCGGGTATCAGCATGAACTTCGAAATGAGATGAAGTTCCCAAACATCGCCGGTTTCATCTACGACGAAGGTGGACGCCGCGGTCGCATTTGCATGGTTGGCGAAAAGGCGGTTTGGAAAGACGGCAAGAAACAAGTATTGGAAAACTTCCTCAACGAAGAAGAGTTCCAAGCCTTGTTCAATTTGGACGATTGGAATGAAGTCGTGATCATTGGGCGTGGCAACCACATCCAGCACTTCATGAACGGCAAGCTGATCTTGGACTTCACCGACGAGCAGCCTGAGCTTCAGTTGCTGGATGGAAAGTTGGCTCTGCAGTTGCACGCAGGCAAACCCATGTGGGCTGAGTTCAAAAACATTCGTTTCAAGTCTTTGGATTGA
- a CDS encoding bifunctional serine/threonine-protein kinase/formylglycine-generating enzyme family protein codes for MASDRDPPTKKQQTQSDLPSTKSLFDATVASEDGERLIETPDWIGRYRIVRRIGSGGFGSVFQGKDESLNRDVAIKVPIRLLDDASDEYQWTSEARMVAQLDHPNIVPVYDIGQSKALPFYVVSRYIEGADLCERMQASKPALDETVRWVTEIADALHHAHQQGLVHRDVKPSNILIDQQNRAWLTDFGLAISDDVPRPVRGGRLIGTYSYMSPEQARGEGHLVDGRADLFALGIVLYELLVGRRPFEGGSSRQLLQNIMHAAPKRLCQVNPEVPLELERICLKALALRVSDRYVDGLAMANDLRGFQMLGSTADASVDLSGEFLPSSGSGSRRSSGMSATATRANAPRGEGEPRVVPKGLRAFDRHDQDFFLQLVPGARDARGVPEVLRQLKIRVDSRESQDTFRVGLIYGPSGSGKSSLMHAGLVPLLSRSVEVVSVEANAKHTESRILSELQKLDSSVAQQTTLIGAMAQIRKNSVSGGKKVLLVIDQFEQWLHAHPTIRDEVLLDAIRQCDGKNLQCLLLIRDDFWMPATQFFHELDLRLVQDFNCVAVDRFDVKHAEFVLKEFGRAYGCLPENLDGMTEEQRKFVQQIVRGVQENGKVISIHLAVLAQMLKGQQWDLKTLAEFGGAEGVDTGYLRMTFEGIHAPPHHRRFREPAKAVLAALLPERAANIKGQMVASDQLQRIAGLDDETFDEFVEMMDGELRLITPTAATESSDSDITNRSYQLTHDFLVQPIRQWLTEMDQQTVRGRTKLRLAELTEYWKRNRDNRFLPSGLEYLRFLALTDSGQRSDEQQQLMAAASKHHGTRWAIAVLMMLMLGVTAGILSQSVRRRLADQQTDSNVARLLTADIAMIPDAINSIADLNEDPPQQLIDLLQEQDVSDRQKFAARLALVQSDPGQVVPLIEMIPQFNPDGLSLIAERLKPHQTIATPELWSRFESSRSDETNQLRFAWVLAQLDAASGKWQRHASTVVRSIVNQNPTQVGEFIPGLVPIAKVLIEPASRYFAESGLADNSAAESSDIINRDTRLNAAFLLSKCIGPEDAVLAELLAVAVDDEFELLMSVAERDPDAVASRLREELRQHAEPEWSDEQELSEFSSPDAALVQRVQAFGGLVTNTFALIQKCPLAKFLAVAESLSEFGYRPECVRVYESSTDPWVASVLVRDGLDWEFTFPADRNEVGELQTQMRSRGMYPCDVTAIPANAVGMAAGGEAMDADDVPTGQRYGVLWTRLPSGTLDAKIYVGLNESEHQPKGWGPLLSGGFVPKANLKQRDSKGTDHYSSVRFRMVASPITDDTWNDSPFSFRSRNVVGKYQTDVRLNPPGEFDEESVSYSAIWWNGGDFESKTLTQLPIDEHLAKANELSADNYRAVSLSVVQDGDQLVAASVWHRPVVTDTQKDHVASRQANAIIALARLGVVQPLWEALQLEPDPRLRSFLVDRMARLEMPVQTLLARLEDEQDESTKFAVLAAISKYRPDQLSNSQLRGLRELTTNWGTTDPRASIHAICRYLANRWGWGETVAAIDDAESPNGSSTIDSAKVGSDGSPGWIRNGQGQTLVTISGPVSFQMGSPAHEAFRDHGLEAPVQAKIPRSFAIADSEVTLEQYQRFDPEADYATQYALHPDCPMTSVRWFHAIKYCRWLSEQEGVPESQMCYPSIEEIERDFDSPDGIRRPKDFLKRTGYRLPTEAEWEYACRGGTTTPRSFGHSPELLSQYAWTTENSARNSQVLFHPVKQLMPNPFGLFDTLGNVMEWCETHDFSLRGKQTTMVDSELGLLDTRSIDRVARGSAVFYVPTTMRSAKREQEKVYTTHPYLGFRIARTIRSESDANDESTATVIETN; via the coding sequence GTGGCATCGGATCGCGACCCACCAACAAAAAAACAACAGACCCAATCGGATCTGCCTTCGACCAAGTCGTTGTTCGATGCCACGGTTGCATCGGAAGACGGGGAGCGTTTGATCGAAACTCCCGATTGGATTGGTCGCTACCGAATCGTGCGGCGGATCGGGAGTGGTGGTTTTGGATCGGTCTTCCAAGGCAAAGATGAATCGCTCAACCGTGATGTCGCCATCAAAGTCCCGATTCGTTTGCTCGATGACGCCAGCGACGAATATCAGTGGACATCCGAAGCTCGGATGGTTGCTCAACTGGACCATCCCAACATCGTTCCGGTGTACGATATTGGTCAATCCAAGGCGTTGCCGTTTTACGTCGTGTCGAGGTACATCGAGGGAGCCGATCTTTGCGAGCGAATGCAGGCATCCAAACCTGCGTTGGACGAGACCGTTCGATGGGTCACCGAGATCGCGGACGCTCTGCATCACGCGCATCAACAAGGGCTCGTTCATCGCGATGTCAAACCGAGCAACATTCTGATCGATCAGCAGAATCGAGCTTGGCTGACGGATTTCGGTTTGGCCATCAGCGACGATGTTCCACGACCTGTTCGCGGTGGCAGATTGATTGGGACCTATTCGTACATGAGTCCCGAGCAGGCGCGTGGGGAAGGACACTTGGTGGATGGTCGTGCCGACCTCTTCGCACTGGGCATTGTGTTGTACGAGCTTCTGGTTGGACGGCGCCCCTTCGAAGGAGGTTCCAGCCGACAATTGCTGCAGAACATCATGCACGCCGCCCCAAAGCGTCTTTGCCAAGTTAATCCGGAAGTGCCGTTGGAGCTGGAACGCATTTGTTTAAAAGCGTTGGCGTTGCGAGTCTCTGATCGCTACGTCGATGGATTGGCGATGGCGAACGATCTTCGCGGCTTTCAGATGCTTGGATCGACCGCTGATGCAAGTGTTGACCTTTCCGGCGAGTTTTTGCCTTCGTCGGGTAGCGGATCACGGCGATCATCGGGGATGTCGGCCACTGCTACGAGGGCGAATGCACCTCGGGGTGAAGGCGAGCCACGCGTGGTTCCGAAAGGGCTTCGAGCGTTTGATCGTCACGACCAAGATTTCTTTTTGCAATTGGTACCGGGAGCGCGAGACGCCAGAGGCGTTCCGGAGGTGTTGCGGCAGCTTAAGATCCGAGTGGATTCCCGCGAATCGCAAGACACGTTTCGGGTTGGGTTGATCTACGGGCCGTCGGGTTCGGGAAAGTCTTCGTTGATGCACGCGGGTTTGGTGCCGTTGCTATCTCGGTCTGTCGAAGTGGTCTCGGTCGAAGCGAATGCCAAGCACACCGAGTCTCGAATTTTGTCTGAGCTTCAGAAGCTGGATTCCAGTGTTGCTCAGCAGACGACGCTGATTGGTGCGATGGCGCAGATACGCAAGAACAGCGTCAGTGGCGGCAAGAAAGTTCTGTTGGTGATCGACCAATTCGAGCAGTGGTTGCACGCTCATCCAACCATTCGTGACGAAGTCTTGCTGGATGCCATTCGGCAGTGCGATGGAAAAAATCTGCAGTGTTTATTGCTGATCCGAGACGATTTCTGGATGCCCGCAACGCAGTTCTTTCATGAGTTGGATTTGCGTTTGGTGCAAGATTTCAACTGCGTTGCTGTCGATCGATTCGATGTCAAACATGCCGAGTTTGTGCTGAAAGAGTTTGGACGTGCCTACGGTTGTCTGCCAGAGAATCTGGATGGGATGACAGAGGAACAACGCAAGTTTGTCCAGCAAATTGTTCGAGGCGTGCAAGAAAACGGCAAGGTGATTTCCATCCACCTGGCTGTGTTGGCACAGATGTTGAAAGGCCAACAGTGGGATTTGAAAACGTTGGCCGAGTTCGGCGGCGCGGAGGGTGTCGACACGGGCTACTTACGAATGACATTCGAAGGCATCCACGCACCTCCACACCACCGACGATTTCGCGAACCGGCCAAAGCCGTGCTGGCGGCGTTGTTGCCGGAACGCGCGGCAAACATCAAAGGGCAGATGGTTGCGAGTGATCAGCTACAACGGATCGCTGGTTTGGACGATGAGACGTTCGATGAATTCGTTGAGATGATGGACGGCGAACTTCGTTTGATCACGCCGACCGCCGCCACGGAATCAAGCGATTCCGACATTACGAATCGAAGCTATCAGTTGACCCACGATTTTCTCGTGCAGCCCATCCGACAGTGGCTGACCGAAATGGATCAGCAGACGGTTCGAGGCAGAACCAAACTTCGTCTGGCGGAACTGACCGAATATTGGAAACGCAACCGCGACAATCGGTTTCTACCCAGCGGTCTGGAGTATCTGCGTTTCCTCGCCCTGACCGATTCCGGCCAACGCTCTGACGAGCAGCAGCAATTAATGGCGGCGGCGTCAAAACATCACGGTACTCGATGGGCGATCGCGGTGCTGATGATGCTGATGTTGGGAGTGACGGCAGGCATCTTGTCACAGAGTGTGCGTCGTCGGTTGGCGGACCAACAGACCGATTCGAATGTCGCTCGGTTGCTGACCGCCGACATCGCGATGATTCCCGATGCGATCAACTCCATCGCAGACCTGAACGAGGATCCTCCTCAGCAATTGATTGACTTGCTGCAGGAACAAGACGTCTCCGATCGTCAAAAATTCGCGGCGCGATTGGCATTGGTGCAATCTGATCCGGGGCAAGTTGTCCCGCTGATCGAAATGATCCCGCAGTTCAATCCGGATGGTCTTTCGTTGATCGCCGAACGCTTGAAACCTCACCAAACGATCGCGACGCCTGAGCTCTGGTCGCGTTTTGAATCGAGCCGATCCGACGAAACGAATCAGTTGAGATTCGCTTGGGTCTTGGCGCAGCTCGACGCGGCAAGTGGGAAGTGGCAGCGGCACGCATCAACCGTTGTTCGAAGCATCGTCAATCAAAACCCAACACAAGTTGGTGAATTCATTCCCGGGTTGGTTCCGATTGCCAAAGTTCTGATCGAACCCGCCAGTCGCTATTTCGCGGAGTCAGGTTTGGCGGACAATTCTGCCGCGGAAAGCAGCGACATCATCAACCGTGATACGCGTTTGAACGCGGCGTTTCTACTCTCGAAGTGCATCGGGCCCGAGGATGCGGTGCTGGCGGAGTTGCTCGCCGTCGCCGTGGACGATGAGTTTGAGCTGTTGATGTCAGTCGCGGAGCGTGACCCGGATGCGGTTGCAAGTCGTTTGCGAGAAGAATTGCGGCAACACGCCGAACCTGAATGGTCCGATGAACAGGAGTTGTCCGAATTCTCATCCCCCGACGCGGCGCTGGTGCAACGCGTGCAAGCGTTTGGCGGTTTGGTCACAAACACTTTCGCATTGATCCAGAAGTGTCCGTTGGCAAAGTTTTTGGCGGTAGCAGAATCGCTCTCGGAATTCGGCTATCGACCCGAGTGTGTTCGTGTTTACGAGAGTTCCACCGACCCTTGGGTGGCGTCCGTTTTGGTGCGAGACGGCTTGGATTGGGAGTTCACGTTCCCAGCCGATCGCAACGAAGTCGGTGAGTTGCAAACGCAAATGCGGTCTCGAGGAATGTACCCGTGTGACGTTACCGCCATCCCCGCCAATGCAGTTGGGATGGCTGCTGGTGGCGAAGCAATGGACGCGGACGACGTGCCGACCGGGCAAAGATACGGAGTCCTTTGGACTCGGCTTCCTTCCGGAACCTTGGACGCGAAAATTTATGTTGGTCTGAATGAGTCCGAGCATCAGCCCAAGGGGTGGGGGCCGCTTCTCAGCGGTGGGTTTGTTCCAAAAGCGAATTTGAAACAACGCGATTCAAAGGGAACGGACCACTACAGTTCCGTGCGTTTCCGAATGGTCGCGTCTCCGATCACTGATGATACCTGGAACGACAGCCCATTCAGTTTTCGGTCTCGAAACGTGGTGGGCAAGTATCAAACCGATGTCCGTTTGAATCCGCCAGGAGAGTTCGATGAGGAAAGCGTGAGCTACTCCGCGATTTGGTGGAACGGCGGTGACTTTGAATCGAAAACTCTGACGCAGCTACCGATCGACGAGCACCTTGCAAAGGCGAACGAATTGTCGGCGGATAATTATCGAGCCGTCAGTTTGTCGGTGGTTCAAGATGGCGACCAGCTTGTCGCGGCTTCGGTGTGGCATCGGCCCGTGGTGACCGATACGCAGAAAGACCATGTTGCCAGTCGGCAAGCCAATGCAATCATTGCCTTGGCTCGATTGGGAGTTGTTCAGCCGTTGTGGGAGGCATTGCAACTGGAGCCGGATCCTCGTCTACGATCGTTTCTGGTCGATCGTATGGCACGCCTCGAAATGCCTGTTCAGACGCTGCTGGCACGTTTAGAAGACGAGCAAGATGAGTCCACCAAGTTCGCGGTGTTGGCTGCAATTTCCAAGTACCGACCGGATCAATTGTCCAACAGCCAATTGCGGGGACTTCGGGAGCTCACGACCAACTGGGGAACAACGGATCCTCGAGCCTCGATTCATGCAATCTGTCGGTATTTGGCCAACCGTTGGGGATGGGGCGAGACGGTTGCCGCCATCGATGACGCGGAATCGCCCAATGGCAGCAGCACAATTGACTCCGCGAAGGTTGGCTCTGATGGATCGCCCGGATGGATTCGAAACGGGCAAGGACAGACTCTCGTCACGATTTCAGGGCCGGTATCATTTCAAATGGGATCGCCGGCTCACGAGGCTTTTCGCGATCATGGGTTGGAGGCACCGGTCCAAGCCAAGATCCCACGCTCGTTTGCAATCGCGGATTCCGAAGTCACCTTGGAACAATACCAGCGATTTGATCCCGAAGCCGATTACGCCACCCAGTACGCGCTGCATCCGGATTGTCCAATGACATCCGTGCGTTGGTTCCATGCAATCAAATACTGTCGATGGTTGAGCGAGCAAGAAGGCGTTCCTGAATCGCAGATGTGTTATCCGTCGATCGAGGAAATTGAACGCGACTTCGATAGCCCGGATGGGATTCGTCGTCCCAAGGACTTCCTGAAGCGAACCGGGTATCGGCTGCCAACGGAAGCGGAATGGGAATATGCCTGCCGTGGTGGCACCACGACGCCACGTTCCTTCGGCCATTCACCCGAGTTGCTTTCGCAATACGCTTGGACAACCGAGAATTCAGCACGCAACTCGCAGGTGCTGTTTCATCCTGTCAAGCAATTGATGCCCAATCCATTTGGTTTGTTTGATACGCTCGGCAACGTGATGGAATGGTGTGAGACACATGATTTCTCACTTCGCGGCAAACAGACAACGATGGTTGATTCCGAACTTGGTTTGCTCGACACGCGTTCCATTGACCGAGTCGCGCGGGGAAGTGCGGTGTTCTATGTGCCAACAACCATGCGAAGTGCCAAACGCGAACAGGAAAAGGTTTACACGACTCATCCTTATCTTGGTTTCCGAATCGCACGAACGATTCGATCGGAATCGGACGCAAACGACGAATCAACGGCGACGGTCATCGAGACCAATTGA
- a CDS encoding MaoC family dehydratase — translation MSDSMPTQNPIVSPEDVTRPETVVIAKDVAEPTDLLYCEDLEIGMQWLSPWRTISADDVRAFSELTGDYDPLHNENGKESPLPRSPFGRPVAHGLLGLSVLAGLSTEHPRAATLALVSVSDWNFENPVFFGERVRVRTTVESSEPHGRRAAKITWHRQLISDDGRTLQQGKFVTLVASNKRYLRQPK, via the coding sequence ATGTCCGACTCGATGCCAACCCAGAATCCGATTGTCTCGCCTGAAGACGTGACTCGTCCGGAAACCGTTGTCATCGCGAAAGACGTCGCGGAGCCAACCGATCTGCTTTACTGCGAAGACCTCGAAATCGGAATGCAGTGGCTGAGTCCTTGGCGAACAATCAGTGCCGATGACGTGCGAGCGTTCTCGGAACTGACCGGCGACTACGATCCCTTGCACAATGAAAACGGCAAAGAAAGCCCGTTGCCAAGATCCCCGTTCGGACGCCCCGTTGCACACGGACTATTGGGACTCAGCGTTTTAGCGGGTTTGTCGACCGAACACCCGCGAGCCGCCACGCTGGCTCTGGTCAGCGTCAGTGATTGGAACTTCGAGAATCCAGTGTTCTTCGGTGAACGAGTCCGCGTGCGAACCACCGTCGAGTCATCCGAACCACATGGACGTCGCGCGGCCAAGATCACTTGGCACCGGCAATTGATCAGCGACGATGGCCGCACCTTGCAACAAGGCAAGTTCGTCACGTTGGTGGCATCGAACAAGCGTTATCTTCGTCAGCCGAAGTGA
- a CDS encoding class I SAM-dependent methyltransferase, with protein MRSAFLVAICIVALLQTSPAFTQDAGTKDLARPAQNQSVNPGINDSFLDPELDVDAWLQRFEVESREVYAAKDEIVAAFGLQSGDRVADIGTGTGLYVEPFCDAVGKDGWVYAIDIAPKFVQRVSQIAEHKRLDNVTPVLGSGNDICLPPASIDAAFVCDVYHHFEFPSQSLRSIHRAMKPGGQLVVIDFERIEGVSREWTMGHVRAGKDVFRKEIEAAGFEFVEEVKLERFKENYFLRFRRP; from the coding sequence ATGCGATCCGCATTCCTCGTTGCTATCTGTATCGTTGCGTTGTTGCAAACGTCGCCTGCGTTCACACAAGACGCGGGCACCAAAGATTTGGCACGCCCTGCTCAGAACCAATCGGTGAATCCAGGAATCAATGATTCGTTCCTGGATCCCGAGCTGGACGTGGATGCTTGGCTGCAACGTTTCGAAGTCGAAAGCCGAGAGGTTTATGCGGCCAAGGATGAGATTGTGGCGGCGTTTGGGCTGCAGTCTGGCGACCGTGTCGCCGATATCGGCACGGGGACGGGGCTGTATGTGGAACCTTTTTGCGATGCAGTCGGCAAGGACGGTTGGGTGTATGCAATTGATATCGCACCGAAGTTTGTGCAGCGAGTCAGCCAGATTGCCGAGCACAAACGGTTGGACAACGTCACTCCCGTTCTCGGATCAGGAAACGACATCTGTTTGCCACCCGCGAGCATCGACGCCGCGTTTGTGTGTGATGTCTATCACCATTTCGAATTCCCATCGCAATCGCTTCGGTCGATTCACCGAGCGATGAAACCCGGTGGGCAGTTGGTGGTGATTGATTTTGAACGCATCGAAGGCGTTTCGCGGGAATGGACAATGGGCCATGTGCGAGCTGGTAAAGACGTCTTTCGCAAAGAGATCGAAGCCGCCGGCTTTGAGTTTGTGGAAGAGGTGAAGCTGGAACGTTTCAAAGAAAATTACTTTCTGCGTTTCCGTCGCCCCTAA